The bacterium genome includes a region encoding these proteins:
- a CDS encoding 3-hydroxyacyl-CoA dehydrogenase NAD-binding domain-containing protein codes for LGRIEPGEGFELAAGADIVIEAVFEDMAVKKEVFGALDGICPAHTIFASNTTALSITEMAAATARPDKVVGMHFFNPPVVMKLVEIMPGLATSQETLEAVQALARKLGKEPVNARFDSPAGIASRTLAALLNEAVEVLAQGLASAEDIDKAMKLGAGLPMGPLELIDLIGVDIHLAKTETLYRELGDQRYRPNFLLKKMVRAGHLGRKSGKGFFTYGE; via the coding sequence CTCGGCCGCATCGAGCCGGGCGAGGGGTTCGAGCTGGCCGCGGGCGCCGACATCGTAATCGAGGCGGTCTTCGAGGACATGGCGGTCAAAAAAGAAGTGTTCGGGGCGCTCGATGGCATCTGCCCGGCGCACACGATATTCGCCTCGAACACGACGGCGCTTTCCATCACCGAGATGGCGGCGGCGACCGCGCGACCCGACAAGGTGGTGGGGATGCACTTCTTCAATCCGCCGGTGGTGATGAAGCTGGTCGAGATCATGCCGGGGCTCGCCACCTCGCAGGAGACGCTGGAGGCTGTCCAGGCACTCGCCCGAAAGCTCGGCAAGGAGCCCGTGAACGCCCGTTTCGACAGCCCCGCCGGAATCGCGAGCCGCACCCTGGCGGCGCTTCTGAACGAGGCGGTCGAGGTCCTGGCCCAGGGGCTGGCCTCCGCCGAGGACATCGACAAGGCAATGAAGCTCGGGGCGGGGCTTCCGATGGGGCCGCTCGAGCTGATCGATCTCATCGGAGTGGACATCCATCTTGCCAAGACCGAAACCCTCTACCGCGAGCTCGGCGATCAGCGCTACCGGCCGAACTTCCTCCTGAAAAAGATGGTGCGCGCCGGCCATCTGGGCCGGAAAAGCGGCAAGGGATTTTTCACCTACGGC